The Amycolatopsis solani genome segment CGCGGTGAACGTCCGCTGCGCGCCGATGACGTCGTTGTTGAGCCGGGAAACCAGCGCGCCCGTGCGGGTCCGGGTGAAGAACGCGACCGGCATCCGCTGCACGTGCTCGAACACCGCGCGGCGGAGGTCGAAGATGATGCCCTCGCCGATCCGCGCGGACTGCCACCGCTCGATCAGGCCGAACCCGGCGTCCGCGATCGCCAGCGCGGCGATGACGACGGCCAGCCACACGACCACCGACAGGTCGTGCCCGCCGACGATCGCGTCGACCACCTTGCCCGCCAGCACCGGCGTCGACACGGCGAGGACCGCCGAAACCACCGTCAGGACGAGGAAAGCCAGCAGCCGCCGCCAGTGCGGCCGGGCGAAGCGGGCGACGCGCTTGAGCGTGCCGCGGCTGAGCCCCTTCGGCACGTCGTCGGCGCGCATCGCCGAACTCCACAGCCCCCACATGTTGTCCATGGGAAAACCCCCAGTCTCTAAACCTCTACCTTAGCTGAGGTTTTCTCCGGATATGACCTGGACAACGCCACCATCGCCCGTTTCCTTCCCGCCGCCGTTCACTCCGCGCGAACGACCCGTTCCAGCGCGCTCCGCAGTCCTTCGGCATCCTCGGCGGCCAACGGTGCCAGCAACAGTGCCTCAGCCTGCCGGGTGACCTCTTCTCCCGCTTCGCGGACCCGCTCGCCTTCGGCGGTCAGCGTGACCAGGCGCTTGCGGCGGTCGCCCGGCGCGACCTCGCGCCGAACCAGACCCTTGGCCTCGAGCTCGTCGACGAGCGCGACCATCGTCGTCCGGTCGACGCCGAGGCGCACTGCACCGTCCTGTTGCGACTGCCCCGGCCCGTCACCGAAGAGCGCGAGCAGCGCGAGCTGCCGCCCGGTGACGCCGAGCGGTTCGTACCGCGGCTCGGCCAGCTCGGCGAGCCGCAGCTGCGCGTGCTTGAGCAGGTAACCGAGCCGCCGGGTGACGGCCGGGGGCGCTTCGAGGTCGCTGGACACAGGAGGACTCTACCCTTAGGCTGATCGTCAGTTTTGCTGATGATTTATAAGACTGATAATCAGGAGCACACATGACCACGATCGGACTGAAACCACCCCAGCAGCACCTCGGCATCGCCGAGCTCCGCGAGACGTGGGCGATCGCCGACGACGCCGGGTTCGACGGCTGCTGGGTGTTCGACCACCTCGCCCCGATGGGCCCGGACCGCACCGGCGACGTCTTCGACGGCTGGAGCCTGCTGGCGGCGATGGCGGAGGCGACGAGCCGGGTCCGCATCGGCTGCCTGGTGGCCGGGAACACCAACCGCCACCCGGGCACCTTCGCGAAGATCGCGGCCACGATCGACCACCTCTCCGGCGGCCGCCTCGACGTCGGCCTCGGCGCGGGCGGCGACACCCACACCGACGCGATGATGGGCACCCCGACCCCACCGGCCGTCGAACGCGTCGAAAGACTCGCCGAGGCCTGCGAAATCCTCCGTCTGCTGTGGACCCGGCCGGTGACGGACTTCCGCGGCCGCCACTACACGCTGACCGGCGCCGTCAGTGATCCGAAGCCGCTCCAGGCGAAACCGCCGCTGTGGCTGGGCAGCAGCGGGGAAAAGCGCGGCCTGCGGGTGGTCGCCGAGCACGCCGACGTCTGGCTCAACGCGGCCTTGCCGGGGACGGACATCGCCGAACTGCGGCGGCTTTCCCGGGTCCTCGACGAGCACTGCGCCGCCGCCGGCCGCGACCCGGCCGCGATCCGCCGCGCCGTGCAGTTCCGGCTGCCGCCCGGCCCGGACGCGGCGCTGCGGCTGGCGCGGGACTACGTCGAGGCGGGCTTCACCGAGCTGGTCCTGATGCCCGCCGGGCCGGACGGCGTCGTCGCGGCCTGCGAAACGGCGGCGAAGCTGCTCCCCCGCCTGCGAGACGTCGACTGAAGCCGTCAGCGGGGCGCTCGGTAGCCTGACCGGGTGGGAACGGAGGTGGGCCGGGCGCCCGCATGGCGGCGCGCGGCACGGCTCTTCACCGCACCTTCGCGCACCCTCGAAGCCGCCCCCTTGCGATGGGATCTGGGCTTCTACCTGGTCTGCCTGGCTTTCGCGCTGCCGACCGCGCTCATGTCCGAGTTCTACGGCTACCGCGTCTGGGGCAACTTCGCGACGGTCGCGTACGGCTTCGGCGTGCTGCACAGCGGGTGGCTGCTGTGGTCCGCCCGACGGGGCCGCGAGCCGCGGGGCGTGCTCGGTTCGCGCTGGTGCGCCATCGCCGCCGTCGGTTTGTTGGCAATGATCCTTCCGTTGGCGCTCCTGGTGATCCGGCGACTGACCGGAGTGGACTGGCTGATCACGCCGTTCTCCTGGGCCGCGCAGCCCGAGGTGTGGGTGATCGAGCGGTCCGCGGATCTGCTGCTGCACCACGGAACCCCGTACGTCGACGTCACCACGCTCGGCCGCGCCCCCGAAGTAAACGATTACACGCCCTACGGTCCCGTGATGGCACTCTTCGGCCTGCCGCGGGCGCTGTTCGGCGGTTCACCGGTGGCGGACGCGCTCACCGACGCCCGCTGGGTGTTCGCGCTGGCCGCCTGCGCGTGCGTGCTGGGCACGCTCAAGCTGCTGAAGTGGCCGAAGGTGCCGGTCGGGGCCGCGCAGCTCGCGCTCGCCTGCCCGCTCACCGCGCTCACCTGGGCCGTCGCCGGCCCGGACCTCGCGATCGTCGGCCTGCTGGTGCTGGCGTGCGCGCTCGCGGCCACCGGGCGGGTCGCCTGGTCGGGACTCGTGCTGGCGCTGGTGATCAGCGCCAAGCTCATCGTCGCGCCCGCGGCCGCGGTGCTGGCGGTGTTCGTGCTGGTACGCCGCGGAAAGCCCGCGCTGACCCGGTTCGTGGCGGCGCTGGTGGCGACGACGGTCGCGCTGCACCTGCCCGTGTACCTCGTGGACCCGGCCGCGTTCGTCGAACACGTCTTCCGGTTCCCCCTCGGGATGGGCGCTGTGCGGTCGCCCGCGGCGAGCCCGTTGCCGGGCCACCTGATCGCCGGTCTCGGCGTGGTGGGCCAGGTGACGGCGTTCGTCCTCGTGGGCGCCGCCGCCGTGGCCATGCTGGTCTGGCTGGTGCGCCGGCCCCCCGCGAACGGCTCCGGCGCACTCCTGCGCATCGCCGTCGGACTCGGCGCGTTGATCCTGCTGACCCCGGCCACCCGGTACGGCTACCTGGTGTATCCCCTGGTCCTGCTCGGGGCCCACCTGGTGTTCCGCGTGGCCGAAGACTCCACTGCGCGCCCCCCGCGCAGCAGTTCCCGAACTACTTCTTCTTGACCCGCGTCGCCCCGCCGCGCCCCCGCAGCTGGACTCCGGACTCCGACAGCACCCGGTGCACGAACCCGTAGGACCGGCCCGTCGACTCCGCCAGGGCCCGGATGCTGGAGCCCTTCTCGTATTTCTTCTTCAGGTCAGCGGCCAGCTTGTCGCGCGTGTTGCCGGTGATCCGCGCGCCTTTCTTGAGATCAGCCACGTCGATCGCCTTCCCGCCGAGAGTGTTCTGGGCCACATATCGGCCCCTGCCGGGGCAATGATCGAACACTGAGCGCCGGATTGCCAGACGACAGCCGTAAAACGACCGAAATTGCGATCACATTGGGCCATTCCAGTGCCTCGCCGGGAGTGATCTTGCACCCGAATGGACGCACCCCTCAGGCAAGCTGGACAAGTTCCAGATAGTCCGCCGACCAGTGGTCCTCGGTCCCGTCGGGCAGCAGGATGACCCGCTCGGGCTCCAGCGCCTCGACCGCGCCCGGGTCGTGGGTCACCAGGACGACGGCGCCGGAGAAGCTGCGCAAGGCGTCCAGGACCTGCGCGCGGCTGGCCGGGTCGAGGTTGTTCGTCGGCTCGTCGAGCAGCAAGACGTTGGCAGCGCTGGAGACCAGGCCGGCCAGCGCGAGCCGGGTCTTCTCGCCGCCGGAAAGCGTGCCGGCCGGCTGGTCGAGTTGTTCGCCGGTGAAGAGGAACGAACCCAGCAGGTTCCGCAACTCCTGCGCCCCGGTGTCCGGAGAGAGATGTCGGATGTTTTCCCACACCGACGCATCATGATCAAGAGTTTCGTGTTCCTGAGCGTAATAGCCCAAACGCATTCCGTGACCCGGCACGATCTCGCCGGTGTCCGGGGTTTCCATTCCGCCGAGCAGCCGGAGCAAAGTGGTCTTTCCCGCACCGTTCAGCCCGAGTACGACCACCTTCGAACCGCGGTCGATCGCGAGGTCGACGCCGGTGAAGATTTCCAGTGAGCCGTACGACTTCGACAGCCCCTCGGCGGTCAGCGGCGTGCGGCCGCAGGGCGCCGGGTCGGGGAACTTGATCCGGGCGACCTTGTCGGCGACCCGGGTCTCGTCGAGCGAGGACAGCATCTGCTCGGCGCGGCGGGCCATGTTCTTGGCCGCCACGGCCTTCGTCGCCTTCGCGCCCAGCTTCGCGGCCTGCTGCTGCAGCGCCGACGCCTTCTTCTCGGCGTTGGCGCGCTCGCGGCGGCGGCGCTTCTCGTCGGTCGCGCGCGCGTCGAGGTAGCGCTGCCAGCCCATGTTGTACAGGTCGAGCTCGCCGCGGGTGGCGTCGAGGAACCAGACCTTGTTGACGACGTCGGCGAGCAGCTCGACGTCGTGGCTGATCACGACCAGGCCGCCGTCGTGCTGCTTGAGGAAGCCGCGCAGCCAGTTGATGGAGTCGGCGTCGAGGTGGTTGGTCGGCTCGTCGAGCAGCAGGATCGTCTCGGACTTGCCGCCGGCACCCGCTTCGGCCGCGGCGAACAGGATCCGGGCCAGCTCGACGCGGCGGCGCTGACCACCCGACAGCGTCTGCAGGGTCTGCGCGAGAACCCGGTCGGCGAGGCCCAGGTTCGAGCAGATCCGCGCGGCTTCGCTCTCCGCCGCGTACCCGCCGAGGGACGCGAAGCGCTCTTCGAGCCGGGCGTAGCGGTTGATGGCCTTGTCCCGCGCGGCCTCGTCGACGAGCTCGGCCATGGAGGCCTGCGCCTTCTCCATGTCGCGCATCAGCTTGTCGAGGCCGCGCGCGGAGAGCACGCGGTCCTTCGCGGTGACCGAAAGATCACCTTCGCGCGGGTCCTGCGGCAGGTAGCCGAGCTCACCGCTGCGGCGGACGTCGCCCGCGTGGGGCTCGCCCTCGCCGGCGAGGACCTTCAGCGAGGTGGTCTTGCCCGCGCCGTTGCGGCCGACGAGGCCGATGCGGTCGCCGGGCTGGATGCGGAGGGTGACGCCGTTGAGCAGGATGCGCGAACCCGCGCGCAGCTCAAGGCCGGTGGCCGTGATCAAGGGAACTCCCGTGGACGGGGGTGAACGGAGGACAGCGTCAGGCGGCCGCGAAGGCCGCGGCGTCACTCCAGCTGGATATCCACGGAGACCAGTGTACGGGGCGGGGTCCACGGGTTTTTCCGGACGTGTGCGGTCTCACCCGGGTCGTGAGTGGTAAGTCGGGTTAGAACCCGACTTAGCACTCACGAGGGGTCGCGCAGCGTGACCTGCACCGACAAGGCGCGGACGGCGGCTTCCTCCAGGACCGCCCGGCTCGGCTCGGCGATCTCCAGCACCCGGGGTTCGGCGCGGGCGAACAGCGGCGCCAGCCGACGGTCTTCACGCAGCTCCTCGAGGGCCCGGCGGTCGCCGCCGAGCACCACGGCGTCCACTTCGGACAGTCGGGGGACGAGCACCTCGAACGCGTCCCGCGCGGCGGCCTGGAGCGCCTGCCGCGCCTGTCCGGCGCGACGCCGGGCGAAGCGCTGCTGCGACCAGCCGCCCGCGGCGGACCGGCCGTGCACGAGGTGCCGGTCGGTGCGCGAGACCTCGACCCGCCCGTCCCGGGCGATCCCGACGCTGTGACTGCCGAGCCGCACCAGCAGGAGCGCGATCCGCCGCGGCACCGAGACGTGCGCGGCGAGGGAACCGCCGTCGAGCGGTCCGAAAGGGACGGTCGCGGTCGCGGTGGCCCCGTCGGCCGCGGTCACCCGGACCTCGAACGGCGTGGTTTCGGTGGCGGCGATCCCGCCGTGCCGTTCGCCGAACCGGGCGAAGAAGCCGTCCAGGCGTTCGGGCGGTACTTCGACCGCGCGACCGCCACCGGCGACTTCCCTGGGCTTCACGGGGAAAACGGTACGGGGCCGCCGCGAACTTCGCGACGGCCCCGTACCGGTCTACGGGTTTACAGCGGGTGCACCGGGCCGTTGTTGGTCACGCCCCGCACGTTCGACGGCGCGCCGGCCGCCGGGGGCTGGACGAACCCGTTGATGTGCAACGCGACCGCGCGGATCGAACCGGAGTCGCTCGCCGCCGCGTCGACCACCGAGAACGTCCACGTGCCGTCCGCGGCCGCGCCGGTCAGGCCGCCGGTCAGGGACTGCGTCGGCCGCCAGGTGCCGGTGAACGGCGCGTTGGCCGAGGTCACCGTGCTGAACGCCGCCGCCGCGTTGTCGGCGAAGACGACCTTGCACAGGTTCTTGCCCGAGCTGCCGTTGCGCTGGAACACGGTCGCCTTGGCACCCGAAGGCGCGGTCAGCGTGCCGACCAGGTCACCGACGTACGAGTGGTTCAGGCCCACCGTCGTCGAGGCCGGGTCCGTGCTGCACGTGGTGCCGTCCACGGAGAACGTCACCTTGGACGCGCGGCCGACCCCGGTGACCGGGATGGTCACCGACGCGCCGACCGGGCTGTTGTCCGGGATCGCCACCGGCTCGCCGGTGTAGGCGAAGTCCTGCGCGACCGGCGACGGGGTGCCGACCGGCAGCGAGAACGACGTCGTCGTCGGCGAGTGCGCGCCGGCGAAGGTGACGCGGGCGTTCAGCACCACCGGCACGCCGAGCTGCTGGCTCGCCGGGACGGTGATGGTGAAGTCGTTGACGCCGGTCTGTCCCGGGCTGATGGTGCCGTAGGACTTGGACCGCGGCGCGACCGTGACACCCGGGGTCGGGCTGGTGAGCACGACGCTGGTGGACACGGCGGTGCCGTCGCCCTCGTTGGTCACCGGCAGGGTGACCTTGGCGGTGTCGCCCGGGTCGAGCGCCGAGCCGCCGTCGGCCGGGGTGACCGTCGGCTGCTTCGCCACCGCGAGGGGCTGCGGGCTGGCCCCGGTGTAGGCCAGCACCTTGTCCGCGAGGATGACGCCGGCCCCGGTGAAGTTGTCGCGGCCCGGGGTTTCGATGTCGATCGCGGTGGTGATCAGCGCCTCGCGGACCTCGGACGGCGGCAGCCCGGGGTTGCCGGACAGCACGAGCGAGGCGATGGCGGCCGCGTGCGGCGCGGCGGCCGAGGTGCCGAAGAACGGGTTGAAGCCGGTCACGCTGGTGGTGACGCCGTCGGCCGCGGTGATCTCCGGCTTGTTCCGGACCTCGCCGCCGGTCGAAGACACGTTGCCCGGGGTGATGGGCGTGCCGTCGGCCTCGTAGAACACGCGCCGCGGGCCGTCGGAGCTGAACCGCTCGGCCTTGGTGGCGCCGCTGAACGAGCCCGGGTACGGGCCGGCCGGGTTGGCCGGGTCACCCGGCTCGAGGAGCCGGCCGAAGGCCTTGGCCGCCGGGGCCGCCGCGACGCTGAAGGCGTCCCGCGCGGCCGAGTGGCCGACCGTCACGCCCGGGGTGTTGAAGGCCTTCAGCCCGTCCGCCGAGTCGGAGAACCGGCCGCGCAGCGCGGACAGCGACAGGTAGCGGTTCTGGCCGGAGAACTTCACGATGGCCAGCCGCAGCCCGGTGCCGCCGAACGACGGCGTCGTGATGCGCTCGTACGGGTCCTGGGTGCCGGTCTGGACGTCCTGGCTGAAGCTGACGACCGCGCCCGCGGAGTTGAGCAGGTAGAGGTCGTAGTCGTTGGCCGAGGCGCCCAGCGGGTCGGACCAGTGCAGCGTCACCGGGACGCCGGCCGAGGAGGCGTTCGAGATGGGCTCGTAGATCTGGTTGCCCGCCGCGCCCGCGAAGTTGTGCGCGGTGCCGGCGAACTTGCCGACCGACTTGCCCGAGTCGACGAAGTCGCCTTCCCAGTGCCCGGCGGTGCCGCTGGTGACGTTGCCTTCGTTGCCCGCCGAGGAGAAGTACAGCGCGCCGTCGGCGGTCACGTCGTTCACGGCCTGGGCGATGATCCAGTCCTGGAACGGCGATTCCTTGAAGTAGATGACGTCGTCGACGATGACGTCGCAGTGCGACTCGAAGCGCAGCTTGCGGATGTTGTCCGCGAAGCTGGCGTCGGAGTTGAACGCGGAGGCGAAGCCCAGCTTCGCGTTGGGCGCGAGGTCGTGGATGATCTCGAGCATCGCGGTGCCTTCGTCGCCGTCGCCCTCCTGGCCGGCGATGACGTCGACGTCCGGCGGCAGCTCGCCCTTGGCGACCGAAGCGGCCAGGGAGTCGACGCCGTCGGACAGCGCGCACGCCTTCACGCCGACGCCGGTGACGCCGAACTGCTGGCGCGCGAGGTCGGCGTTGTGCGCGCGGTCGCCCTCGCTGGTGAGGGTCGCGGCCGCGGCGGCGCTGCGCTGCGCCTTGGCGTTCACGGCTTGCTGCAGTTCGCCGGCGATGCGGTCGGCCTTCTGCTGCTTGGATTCGGTCTTCCCCGGCGTCGTCGCGGGGGTGGCCAGCTCGCGGGCGGTCATCGCCTCGTCGGCCCGCTCGACGCGCTTGACGTCGCCGCGGGCGGCGATCTCGCCGAGCGCGCTCACCGGGACTTCGGCGCGGACGCTGCCGTAGCGGTCCGACACCGCGCGGATGCCCGCCCCGGCCTTGGTGAGCCCGGCGATCAGGTCCGGCGACACCTTGCTCGCGCGGATGTCGACCAGCGCGGTCCCGGCCGGGGAAACGGCGGCCCCGGACTGCAGTGCGTTCAGCTGCTTCGCCGTGCCCTTCGCGGCGACGAGCAACTGGCTGTCCAACTTGGACTCGGTGGCGGTGCGCCCCGCCTTGACCGCCTGCAGGGCGGCGATCTGCTGCTGCGCGGTTTCGGTGAACGCGTCCGGCGTGGACGCGGTGGCGGCCCCCGCGGCGGGCGGGGAAACCAGGCCGAGCGCGGCGAGCAGTGCCGCGGCCCCGGCGGTGAAGGCGGTGGATCTCGATCTCGTGGAACGGGTACGACGCACGTGCGCCCTCCGAATCTCCAGGCGCGTGCCCCGACTCACGCTGACCGACAGCCGGTGATCACCGGCTGGATCAAGCTAAGTACGGTGAGTTCAGCGTAAAAACCCGCCGTTCGAGTGACAAAGGACAGGTATTTTCCGGAACCGGACGGACGTCGTAGGCCGTTCAGCGCAACGGTGAATTTCCCACCGGACACGGGCGGGACAACGAGGGCACCGCAAGGGCGACCACCGGCTGGGACGTCCACAATCACCACCGCCGGCGCGTGCAAGCACCCGGCCGGCGGGGAAAAGCCGTTACCGCGCGCTCAGAGCACGAACGAATCCGACCACGGCTGCGAAGCGCGTCCGGACAGGGCGTCCAAAAGGGTCACCGCCTGCTTGTCGGTCAGCGAAGCCACGAAGTCGACGACCGCGCGGCCGCGGGCCAGTCCCCGCACCGCGTCCGCCCCGGTCACCGGTTCGCCGGTCGCGCCGACGAGCAGCTCGGGCGCCGTCCGCGCGAGACCGTCGTATTCGGCGCGGGCCAGCTCGACGAGGTCGTGCAGCCGGCGCGGCAGGCGCGACACCTCGTCGCGGTCGAGCAGCCACGCGTCGAGCGCGTCGACCAGGCTGGTCACCAGCCCGGCCTGGCCGCGCTGGTGCAGCGCCAGGTCGGGGCGCAGCAGCACGAACCGGCGGTGCACGAACTTGAGCACCTGGACCTCGTGCCACTGGGCGGGCCGCAGGGAGACGTGCCCGGTCCGGGTGGACGGCGAAGCGAGCACGAAGACGCCGTCGACGAGCCGGGCGGTCCAGTTCGCCGAGAACGCCGCCGTCGCCTGCTCGGCCTCGATCGAGCCGTCGAACTCCCCGGCGAGCAGGCCGTCGACCAGCTCCGCGCGCACCCGCGCGACGGCGGCGGCGAACGCGTCGTCGTCGACGATCCACGCGTCCTTGGCGTGCATGCGGCGGCGCAGGCGTTCCAGCGATCGGCCGGGGCGGCGCAGGTCGGCGTGCAGCGCCTCGTCGTCCAGCCCGGCCAGCTCGACCGCGTGCTCGAGCCACTCCCCCAGCTCCGCGGCGACCGGCGCGTGCTGCAGCACCCCGATGCGGTGGAAGTCCTGGAGGTCGTGGATGGCGTAGGCGATGTCGTCGGCGGTGTCCATCACGGACGCTTCGACGGTCTGCTGCCAGCTTTCGACGCGGCCCGCGAACGCCGCGCGCGCGTGCTCGAAGTCGTCGAGTTCGGTGGCGTAGGCGGAGAACTTGGCCGCACCGGTGCCCGGGAGGTCGCCGGGCTCGCCGGCCCCGCGCGGCGGCACGTCCATGGCGGACGGGTGCGGCGAGGGGTGGTGCAGCCGCAACCACGGGTACTTGAGGACGGCGGCGCGCACCGCCGCGGTGAGGTCGAGCCCGACCGCCGACGGCCCGCGCACGTCGGTCGTGGTGATGATCCGGAACGACTGCGCGTTGCCTTCGAAGCCGTCGGCGAGGCCGAAGCGGTGCCGGGCGATCCGGTCGAGCGTCTGCTCCCCGAGGTGCCCGAACGGCGGGTGCCCGAGGTCGTGGGCGAGCGCGGCGGCCTCGGCGACGTCGGGGTCGCAGCCGCCGAGCTTGTCGGCGAGGCCGGCGTCGGGCCCGGTCGCGATGCGCTCGGCGATGGCACGGGCGACCTGCGCGACCTTCAGGCTGTGCGTGAGCCGGTTGTGCAGCAGCCCGGCCCCGCCGGCGCTGACCACCTGCGTCACCCCGCCGAGCCGCGCGAAGAACGGCGACGCGGCGATCCGGTCGCGGTCGATCCGGAACGGGCTGGTCGCGAGGTCGGTGAACCCGCCGGCCCCGGCCACGGGATCGCGCCGCGCCACCCGCGGGTCGGTCTCCTGATCCATGCGCCCGACCCTATCCGGCGCCCCACCCCGGCGACGGGTCAGCCACTCCCGCCGTCAGGTCCGCGCGGTCCCGCCGGAGCCGCGCGGCCGCGACGCCGTGAATGACTCATTCCTGTCGCCGGACGTAGTGAATGACTCATTCCTGTCGTTCCGGGCCGGCCGCTACGCCTCGGGTGGGGCGGTGTAGGCCGCCAGGCAGCGGTCCGCCTGCGCGCGGGCCACGGCCTCGTCCTCGCCGCCCGCGACGTGGGCCTCGTACCAGGCCTCCCCGGCCTTCGTCACGAACTCGACGCCCTCCGGGGACCCCATCCACGCCATCGCCTCGGCCGGGTCGACCGCGTACTCGCGGCCGGCGGCCAGGTGGCGGACCAGCGCCGTCAGCGCCATGTCCCAGCCGATGCCGACCGCGCCCGGGCCGAACTGGTCCCAGTGGTCGTCGACGTGGGCCACGTGCTCCAGCTCGAACCGCGTCCCGTCACCCTCCGGGGTCAGGCGGACCTCGATCCAGCTGACGCCGCCGTGCATCTCCCACGTCGCGGCGAAGCTCTTCGGCGGGTCGCAGCGCTCGACCGTGCCGCCCGCGTTGCCCTCCAGCTGGTACTTCCCGCCCACCCGCAGCTCGCCGCTGACCGGCAGGAACCAGCGCGGGAGGCGCTCGGCGTTCGTGACCGCGTCCCACATGTCCTCGACGTCGGTGTCGTAGACCTGGCTGATGGTCATGACCCGCGCCTCCCCCGCGTCGAGCACGCGGGTGCCCACCGTCCGGCGGACGGCGCTGATCTGGTGGCTGACGTCGATCACGGACTTTCTCCTCGGTCGAGACGGCGCTCGCGCTTGCCGCGGGCGATTTCGGTGGCCAGTGCGTCCAGGGGTGGCGTCCAGTACCGGCGGAACCGGCCGAGCCAGTCGTCGACGTCCCGCAGCGGGTCGGGCCCGACCGCGTACAGTCGCCTGGTCCCGTCCGCCCGGACGACCGCGAAGCCGTTGTCCCGCAACACCTTCAGGTGCTGCGACACGGCGGGCTGCGAGATGCCGAACTCGGCCCGGATCACCTCGGTCACCGCGCCGGCGGCCCGCTCGCCGTCGGCCAGCAGCTCGAGGATCCGGCGGCGGACCGGGTCGCCGAGGACGTCGAACGCGTGCACCCGGCCAAGCTACAAGCCGTCGCTTATATAAGTCAACCCTGAACAAGTGAGGACCGTCACGCGCAGTTACTCCGATGTGAGTAACGCCGGTGAACATCAGACGACATCGGTTCCGCTCGCCGCGCCCACCGGCGAGGATCGGCTCGTGAAGTCGCCACGCGCGGTCCGCTTCGCCTTCCAGCCGCTGTACAGCCTCCAGACCGGGGGCGTGGTGGCGCACGAAGCGCTGGCCAGGCCCGGCCACGGAACGGTCCCCGAACTCCTCGCGCAGGCCCGCCGCGAAGGCCGGCTCGCCGACGCCGACCTCGGTCTCGCCATCGCGGCCGTCCGCCAGGACGCCGAAGAGCCGACCTCGCTCCCCCTGCACCTGAACCTCTCCGCCCGCACCCTCACCGCGCCGCTGTCGATGGTCGACGACCTGCTGGCCGAGCTCGGCGACGCCGGGCGCCGCACCCGGGACGTCGTGCTCGAGATCGGCCCGCCCTTCGCGGCGGTGCCCGCCGAGCGCGCGCTGGCCGGGATGCGGGCGCTGACCGAGCTGGGCTTCCGGCTCGCGCTCGACGGTCTCGGCCGCGGCGACCTCCCGCTGGGCCTGCTCGTCGAGGCGCCGGTCGACGTCGTCAAGCTCGACCGCACGGTGCTGCGCGGGCTGCCGGACGACCCGGCCGCGGTCGCCGTCGTCGAGGCGCTGCTGCACTTCACGAACCGCACCGGCACGCGGCTGGTCGCGACCGGGCTGGAGACCGACGCCCAGCTCGAGGCCGTCCGCGGGCTCGGCGTCCGGATCGCGCAGGGCAACCTGCTCGCCGCACCCACCGCCGAAGGCCCGGCCCCGGCGCTGCTGACGCGGCCGCGCCCGGCCGTCGCGCCCGGACCGGCGAAGTGCGTCGGCGACTTCCTGCGCCCGGCGACGACGCTGCCGGAAACCGCCACCTGCGACGAGGTCCGCGAAGTGCTCGCGGCGGCCGACGCGCCCTCGGGCGTGGTCGGGGTCGACGAGCTGAACCGGCCGCGCTGGTCGGTCGACCGGACCCGGTTCCTGGTCGCCGTGACCGGCCCGTACGGGCACGCGCTGCACGCGAAGCGCCCGGCGGCCCGGCTGGCCGACACCCCGCACACGATCGAGGCCCGCGCCGGCGCGATGGAGTTCCTCGAGCTGGTGACCGACGCCGACTGGGGCCGCACCGGCGACGACGTCGTCGTGGTCGACGAGGTGGGC includes the following:
- a CDS encoding MarR family winged helix-turn-helix transcriptional regulator, which codes for MSSDLEAPPAVTRRLGYLLKHAQLRLAELAEPRYEPLGVTGRQLALLALFGDGPGQSQQDGAVRLGVDRTTMVALVDELEAKGLVRREVAPGDRRKRLVTLTAEGERVREAGEEVTRQAEALLLAPLAAEDAEGLRSALERVVRAE
- a CDS encoding LLM class flavin-dependent oxidoreductase, with amino-acid sequence MTTIGLKPPQQHLGIAELRETWAIADDAGFDGCWVFDHLAPMGPDRTGDVFDGWSLLAAMAEATSRVRIGCLVAGNTNRHPGTFAKIAATIDHLSGGRLDVGLGAGGDTHTDAMMGTPTPPAVERVERLAEACEILRLLWTRPVTDFRGRHYTLTGAVSDPKPLQAKPPLWLGSSGEKRGLRVVAEHADVWLNAALPGTDIAELRRLSRVLDEHCAAAGRDPAAIRRAVQFRLPPGPDAALRLARDYVEAGFTELVLMPAGPDGVVAACETAAKLLPRLRDVD
- a CDS encoding glycosyltransferase 87 family protein, with the translated sequence MGTEVGRAPAWRRAARLFTAPSRTLEAAPLRWDLGFYLVCLAFALPTALMSEFYGYRVWGNFATVAYGFGVLHSGWLLWSARRGREPRGVLGSRWCAIAAVGLLAMILPLALLVIRRLTGVDWLITPFSWAAQPEVWVIERSADLLLHHGTPYVDVTTLGRAPEVNDYTPYGPVMALFGLPRALFGGSPVADALTDARWVFALAACACVLGTLKLLKWPKVPVGAAQLALACPLTALTWAVAGPDLAIVGLLVLACALAATGRVAWSGLVLALVISAKLIVAPAAAVLAVFVLVRRGKPALTRFVAALVATTVALHLPVYLVDPAAFVEHVFRFPLGMGAVRSPAASPLPGHLIAGLGVVGQVTAFVLVGAAAVAMLVWLVRRPPANGSGALLRIAVGLGALILLTPATRYGYLVYPLVLLGAHLVFRVAEDSTARPPRSSSRTTSS
- a CDS encoding helix-turn-helix domain-containing protein; the protein is MADLKKGARITGNTRDKLAADLKKKYEKGSSIRALAESTGRSYGFVHRVLSESGVQLRGRGGATRVKKK
- a CDS encoding ABC-F family ATP-binding cassette domain-containing protein, whose protein sequence is MITATGLELRAGSRILLNGVTLRIQPGDRIGLVGRNGAGKTTSLKVLAGEGEPHAGDVRRSGELGYLPQDPREGDLSVTAKDRVLSARGLDKLMRDMEKAQASMAELVDEAARDKAINRYARLEERFASLGGYAAESEAARICSNLGLADRVLAQTLQTLSGGQRRRVELARILFAAAEAGAGGKSETILLLDEPTNHLDADSINWLRGFLKQHDGGLVVISHDVELLADVVNKVWFLDATRGELDLYNMGWQRYLDARATDEKRRRRERANAEKKASALQQQAAKLGAKATKAVAAKNMARRAEQMLSSLDETRVADKVARIKFPDPAPCGRTPLTAEGLSKSYGSLEIFTGVDLAIDRGSKVVVLGLNGAGKTTLLRLLGGMETPDTGEIVPGHGMRLGYYAQEHETLDHDASVWENIRHLSPDTGAQELRNLLGSFLFTGEQLDQPAGTLSGGEKTRLALAGLVSSAANVLLLDEPTNNLDPASRAQVLDALRSFSGAVVLVTHDPGAVEALEPERVILLPDGTEDHWSADYLELVQLA
- a CDS encoding acVLRF1 family peptidyl-tRNA hydrolase — protein: MKPREVAGGGRAVEVPPERLDGFFARFGERHGGIAATETTPFEVRVTAADGATATATVPFGPLDGGSLAAHVSVPRRIALLLVRLGSHSVGIARDGRVEVSRTDRHLVHGRSAAGGWSQQRFARRRAGQARQALQAAARDAFEVLVPRLSEVDAVVLGGDRRALEELREDRRLAPLFARAEPRVLEIAEPSRAVLEEAAVRALSVQVTLRDPS